Proteins co-encoded in one Apis mellifera strain DH4 linkage group LG15, Amel_HAv3.1, whole genome shotgun sequence genomic window:
- the LOC726548 gene encoding regulator of G-protein signaling loco isoform X2 translates to MHQNRKKKKRVNYGVRAVEVLRGMKGFGFTISGQQPCILSCIVPGSPADIAGLRAGDYLVSVNGHNVSKLPHDDVVQLIGRSKGILRLQIAENYYSDSSDEEGLTAIRCKPKYIHKPRASNIGALQLQCRVAKVVRDLQSGAMFDVAGKTPPELQNHGNYCNLHYHWDMSSPLPPPPPPTSHKRDSEKIVHRTVVGYLGTIDIPNQLHPSCMMQVLRKCIKRLKAEKRNPTTVLLTIHVANIKLTNSENRIIAEYPSYRIIFCNSFSEQDKQYFGILTKSVKDKENIVSNSCHVFTIYYKLIDHVVHSSVCNIFGFTCTKTSELNVCQEFPDSCNGLIGAIQTLYISDSATTDTNPYNEMRRHQETASPQPSNISTSTAHSSNSDSGIGYKDDCTSRSDKNIIQNVSQRRCPTSEYRDTCDYSRSYSNEAVDLRLTVRAVSNTCWNEANKLNIYKDNLKLPRESVVFNDFCNEINTEVVENSEMSSDAQNGIKRGDLPTCPLPSASTVKQGLLSSSVGSLVSVCTNAMLHGLEDAIEISDDSVIKSKQLSKFTRLTESKEIGVPDKFSPKVFSGISKSLVHSFEDLNTSMDYVRPLCQTYSDKSDNSRPWGSLQEIRNVGTCVQNICLHGSTELCNKNTDCKNIHAWASGFEKLLEDPKGLQTFAEFLKKEFSHENIYFWAACERYKDTKDVSTRRKLANQIYQRHLSTTAAEPVNVDSHATGQITQELLSESPADLFLQAQKQVFNLMKFDSYPRFLRSDLYRHCVETGNSIIGVEDCDLNLTSSPSVKLKKSHSDAEDRCRKSILPWNRKNRSKSKDRGESEYNKGPNRNETIYKSFTTMKREAEGNNNDDSISISSSRSSLASWDLALRQSFHKHSLSSYEGQSNETKEVRAKCTGLCRVILPDGSTTVVPTSQMESIKDVVTRLLDKRALRYSNYDVLILATDEIIDAKYPSSVLAGQEVEVVPTKILKVDLPSRRVITVIAHKGRTLKDVLRPLLNKYGFNLDMITVWSENHRICMDIQAIDAPVRLILTNIKDQDSQKELNTVKYTHDASNSQSTLDEITNRVFEELLVGKGSSKYHYNDGSCKSDDQRSEGSSILPSKFFLRDSTMHGKKKGGKSKCNINEKSNTNDYVPEETTKSHPPLIAKWRNGVKLQLPGKFDGEDLYEGLKRAQRSRLEDQRGTEINFELPDFLKNKENGKPADRNKVRRPRIVSTNCEANAKFYSSIHERQNYSGHDQNTTMTTLITTTAVTTTTTKTTMKMTTTMTATTTLASSKNENIDERFHVLATGKELQKNGSCSQTTGFGCFDTQVNSVGVNKSSKPPPLPPKPKNLITCATKTGYIVSPKSLPKSNYAVSLSPTEFTRKNIL, encoded by the exons atgcatcaaaatagaaagaagaaaaagcgaGTGAATTACGGTGTAAGAGCAGTGGAGGTGTTACGTGGAATGAAAGGATTTGGTTTTACGATCTCGGGACAACAACCCTGCATATTGAGTTGCATCGTTCCAGGGAGTCCTGCAGATATTGCTGGATTACGAGCCGGCGATTATTTAGTATCTGTGAATGGTCACAATGTTAGTAAATTACCACATGATGATGTTGTACAATTAATTGGTCGTTCTAAGGGTATTTTAAGATTACAAATagctgaaaattattattctgattCTTCGGATGAAGAAGGATTAACGGCAATACGCTGCAAacctaaatatattcataaaccTCGTGCAAGTAACATTGGAGCATTACAACTACAATGTAGAGTTGCTAAAGTTGTACGGGACTTACAAAGTGGTGCTATGTTTGATGTAGCTGGAAAAACACCACCTGAATTGCAAAATCATGGAAATTATTGTAACTTACATTATCATTGGGATATGTCTAGTCCTcttccaccaccaccgccaccaaCATCTCATAAAAGAGATTCTGAGAAAATAGTACATAGAACAGTTGTTGGTTATCTTGGTACTATAGACATTCCAAATCAATTACATCCATCGTGTATGATGCAg gTATTGAGAAAATGTATCAAACGGTTGAAagctgaaaaaagaaatccaacTACGGTATTGTTAACAATACATGTAGCAAATATAAAACTCACTAATTCAGAAAATCGTATTATAGCAGAATATCCATcctatagaataatattttgtaattcctTTTCTGAACaagataaacaatattttggcATATTAACTAAATCTGTTaaggataaagaaaatattgtttcaaattctTGTCatgtttttacaatttattataaattaattgaccATGTAGTACATTCTAGTGTATGCAATATATTTGGATTTACATGTACCAAAACTTCTGAATTAAATGTATGTCAGGAATTTCCAGATAGTTGCAATGGTCTAATAGGTGCTATACAAACTCTGTACATATCAGATTCTGCAACTACTGATACAAATCCATATAATGAAATGCGAAGACATCAAGAAACAGCTTCTCCACAACCAAGCAATATAAGTACATCAACAGCTCATTCAAGTAATAGTGATTCTGGAATTGGTTATAAAGATGATTGTACAAGCCgttctgataaaaatattattcaaaatgtttCCCAAAGAAGATGTCCAACTTCAGAATATAGG GATACATGTGATTATTCAAGATCATATAGTAATGAAGCCGTGGATTTAAGATTAACGGTACGGGCTGTATCAAATACTTGTTGGAATGaagcaaataaattaaacatatacaaagataatttgaaattgccTCGTGAAAGTGttgtttttaatgatttttgcaatgaaataaatacgGAAGTGGTAGAAAATTCCGAGATGAGTTCCGATGCACAAAACGGAATAAAGAGGGGGGATTTGCCCACCTGTCCATTGCCATCTGCTTCAACAGTTAAGCAGGGGTTGCTTAGTTCGTCCGTTGGTTCTCTCGTGTCCGTTTGTACTAACGCGATGTTGCATGGCTTAGAAGATGCCATTGAAATATCTGATGATTCTGTAATCAAATCGAaacaattatcgaaatttacaAGATTAACAGAATCAAAAGAAATTGGTGTACCAGATAAATTTAGTCCAAAAGTTTTTTCTGGTATTTCCAAATCTTTAGTGCATAGTTTTGAAGATCTTAATACGAGTATGGATTATGTTCGACCATTGTGCCAAACTTATTCAGATAAATCGGATAATTCACGTCCCTGGGGAAGTTTGCAAGAAATACGAAACGTTGGAACTTGTGTGCAGAATATCTGTTTG CACGGTAGTAcagaattatgtaataaaaatactgattgcaaaaatatacatgCATGGGCCAGtggttttgaaaaattattagaagatcCAAAAGGTTTACAAACATTTGCG gaatttttaaaaaaggaattcagtcatgaaaatatctatttttgggCTGCTTGTGAAAGGTACAAAGATACTAAAGATGTTTCTACAAGACGTAAGTTGGCTAATCAAATTTACCAACGTCACTTATCTACTACAGCAGCAGAACCCGTAAATGTTGATAGTCATGCAACTGGTCAAATAACACAAGAACTTCTTAGTGAATCGCCTGCTGATCTTTTTTTACAG gCTCAAAAACAGgtttttaatttgatgaaatttgataGTTACCCAAGATTTTTAAGATCTGATTTATATCGTCATTGTGTAGAAACAGGAAATTCTATAATTGGAGTAGAAGATTGTGATTTAAATCTTACCAGTTCTCCtagtgtaaaattaaaaaagagtcATTCAGATGCAGAAGATCGATGTAGAAAATCTATTCTTCCATGGAATAGAAAAAACAg atCTAAATCAAAAGATCGTGGTGAATCTGAATATAATAAAGGTCCTAATAGAaatgaaactatatataaaagtttcacaACTATGAAAAGAGAAGCAGAAGGTAACAATAATGACGACAGTATTTCTATATCTAGCAGTAGATCTTCACTTGCATCATGGGATTTGGCATTAAGACAATCATTTCATAAACAT TCTTTATCGTCCTACGAAGGACAGTCAAATGAAACTAAAGAAGTTCGTGCCAAATGTACCGGGTTATGTCGGGTAATATTACCCGATGGATCGACTACGGTTGTACCAACTAGCCAAATGGAGAGTATTAAAGATGTGGTTACACGCCTCCTTGATAAAAGAGCTCTCAGATATTCTAACTATGATGTTCTAATCCTAGCTACAGATGAG ATTATAGATGCAAAATATCCTTCATCAGTACTGGCTGGTCAAGAAGTAGAAGTTGTACCAaccaaaatattgaaagtagATTTACCTTCTCGGCGAGTGATAACTGTGATCGCACATAAAGGCAGAACTCTTAAAGATGTATTGAGGCCgcttctaaataaatatggtTTTAATCTAGATATGATTACTGTATGGAGTGAAAATCACCGTATTTGTATGGATATACAAGCTATTGATGCTCCCGTAAGActgattttaacaaatataaaggaTCAAG ATTCACAAAAAGAGCTAAACACAGTTAAGTATACACATGATGCGTCAAATTCGCAATCCACTTTAGATGAAATTACAAATAGAGTATTTGAAGAACTTTTGGTGGGCAAAGGTTCgagtaaatatcattataacgATGGCTCGTGTaag tCTGATGATCAACGGTCTGAGGGTTCATCTATTTTGCCGAgcaaatttttccttcgagaTTCTACAATgcatggaaagaaaaag GGAGGAAAGtctaaatgtaatataaacgaaaaaagtAACACGAACGATTATGTTCCTGAAGAAACTACTAAGTCTCATCCTCCTTTAATAGCGAAATGGCGGAACGGAGTGAAACTTCAATTACCAGGAAAATTTGATGGCGaag atttatatgaaGGTTTAAAACGAGCACAAAGATCTAGATTGGAAGATCAAAGAGGCacggaaattaattttgaattgccAGATTTTTTAAAG AACAAGGAAAATGGTAAGCCGGCGGATCGCAACAAAGTTCGAAGACCTAGGATAGTATCTACCAATTGTGAAGCAAACGCCAAGTTTTATAGTTCGATTCATGAACGGCAAAACTATAGCGGGCATGATCAAAATACAACGATGACAAcattaataacaacaacagcagtaacaacaacaacaacaaaaacaACAATGAAGATGACAACAACAATGACGGCAACAACTACGTTGGCttcatcaaaaaatgaaaatatcgatgaaCGATTCCATGTATTGGCTACTGGAAAAGAGCTGCAGA AGAATGGATCTTGTTCCCAAACTACTGGTTTCGGTTGTTTCGATACTCAAGTCAACTCCGTAGGAGTAAACAAATCGTCGAAACCTCCTCCGCTTCCGCCAAAAccaaaaaatcttataacaTGTGCAACGAAAACTGGATATATTGTATCTCCGAAATCTTTACCAAAGTCTAATTATGCTGTTTCTTTAAGTCCTACCGAATTTActcggaaaaatattttataa
- the LOC726548 gene encoding regulator of G-protein signaling loco isoform X1 translates to MHQNRKKKKRVNYGVRAVEVLRGMKGFGFTISGQQPCILSCIVPGSPADIAGLRAGDYLVSVNGHNVSKLPHDDVVQLIGRSKGILRLQIAENYYSDSSDEEGLTAIRCKPKYIHKPRASNIGALQLQCRVAKVVRDLQSGAMFDVAGKTPPELQNHGNYCNLHYHWDMSSPLPPPPPPTSHKRDSEKIVHRTVVGYLGTIDIPNQLHPSCMMQVLRKCIKRLKAEKRNPTTVLLTIHVANIKLTNSENRIIAEYPSYRIIFCNSFSEQDKQYFGILTKSVKDKENIVSNSCHVFTIYYKLIDHVVHSSVCNIFGFTCTKTSELNVCQEFPDSCNGLIGAIQTLYISDSATTDTNPYNEMRRHQETASPQPSNISTSTAHSSNSDSGIGYKDDCTSRSDKNIIQNVSQRRCPTSEYRDTCDYSRSYSNEAVDLRLTVRAVSNTCWNEANKLNIYKDNLKLPRESVVFNDFCNEINTEVVENSEMSSDAQNGIKRGDLPTCPLPSASTVKQGLLSSSVGSLVSVCTNAMLHGLEDAIEISDDSVIKSKQLSKFTRLTESKEIGVPDKFSPKVFSGISKSLVHSFEDLNTSMDYVRPLCQTYSDKSDNSRPWGSLQEIRNVGTCVQNICLHGSTELCNKNTDCKNIHAWASGFEKLLEDPKGLQTFAEFLKKEFSHENIYFWAACERYKDTKDVSTRRKLANQIYQRHLSTTAAEPVNVDSHATGQITQELLSESPADLFLQAQKQVFNLMKFDSYPRFLRSDLYRHCVETGNSIIGVEDCDLNLTSSPSVKLKKSHSDAEDRCRKSILPWNRKNRSKSKDRGESEYNKGPNRNETIYKSFTTMKREAEGNNNDDSISISSSRSSLASWDLALRQSFHKHSLSSYEGQSNETKEVRAKCTGLCRVILPDGSTTVVPTSQMESIKDVVTRLLDKRALRYSNYDVLILATDEIIDAKYPSSVLAGQEVEVVPTKILKVDLPSRRVITVIAHKGRTLKDVLRPLLNKYGFNLDMITVWSENHRICMDIQAIDAPVRLILTNIKDQDSQKELNTVKYTHDASNSQSTLDEITNRVFEELLVGKGSSKYHYNDGSCKSDDQRSEGSSILPSKFFLRDSTMHGKKKGGKSKCNINEKSNTNDYVPEETTKSHPPLIAKWRNGVKLQLPGKFDGEDLYEGLKRAQRSRLEDQRGTEINFELPDFLKNKENGKPADRNKVRRPRIVSTNCEANAKFYSSIHERQNYSGHDQNTTMTTLITTTAVTTTTTKTTMKMTTTMTATTTLASSKNENIDERFHVLATGKELQSKSPDSSFILDTTLTDGDRTVVENGSCSQTTGFGCFDTQVNSVGVNKSSKPPPLPPKPKNLITCATKTGYIVSPKSLPKSNYAVSLSPTEFTRKNIL, encoded by the exons atgcatcaaaatagaaagaagaaaaagcgaGTGAATTACGGTGTAAGAGCAGTGGAGGTGTTACGTGGAATGAAAGGATTTGGTTTTACGATCTCGGGACAACAACCCTGCATATTGAGTTGCATCGTTCCAGGGAGTCCTGCAGATATTGCTGGATTACGAGCCGGCGATTATTTAGTATCTGTGAATGGTCACAATGTTAGTAAATTACCACATGATGATGTTGTACAATTAATTGGTCGTTCTAAGGGTATTTTAAGATTACAAATagctgaaaattattattctgattCTTCGGATGAAGAAGGATTAACGGCAATACGCTGCAAacctaaatatattcataaaccTCGTGCAAGTAACATTGGAGCATTACAACTACAATGTAGAGTTGCTAAAGTTGTACGGGACTTACAAAGTGGTGCTATGTTTGATGTAGCTGGAAAAACACCACCTGAATTGCAAAATCATGGAAATTATTGTAACTTACATTATCATTGGGATATGTCTAGTCCTcttccaccaccaccgccaccaaCATCTCATAAAAGAGATTCTGAGAAAATAGTACATAGAACAGTTGTTGGTTATCTTGGTACTATAGACATTCCAAATCAATTACATCCATCGTGTATGATGCAg gTATTGAGAAAATGTATCAAACGGTTGAAagctgaaaaaagaaatccaacTACGGTATTGTTAACAATACATGTAGCAAATATAAAACTCACTAATTCAGAAAATCGTATTATAGCAGAATATCCATcctatagaataatattttgtaattcctTTTCTGAACaagataaacaatattttggcATATTAACTAAATCTGTTaaggataaagaaaatattgtttcaaattctTGTCatgtttttacaatttattataaattaattgaccATGTAGTACATTCTAGTGTATGCAATATATTTGGATTTACATGTACCAAAACTTCTGAATTAAATGTATGTCAGGAATTTCCAGATAGTTGCAATGGTCTAATAGGTGCTATACAAACTCTGTACATATCAGATTCTGCAACTACTGATACAAATCCATATAATGAAATGCGAAGACATCAAGAAACAGCTTCTCCACAACCAAGCAATATAAGTACATCAACAGCTCATTCAAGTAATAGTGATTCTGGAATTGGTTATAAAGATGATTGTACAAGCCgttctgataaaaatattattcaaaatgtttCCCAAAGAAGATGTCCAACTTCAGAATATAGG GATACATGTGATTATTCAAGATCATATAGTAATGAAGCCGTGGATTTAAGATTAACGGTACGGGCTGTATCAAATACTTGTTGGAATGaagcaaataaattaaacatatacaaagataatttgaaattgccTCGTGAAAGTGttgtttttaatgatttttgcaatgaaataaatacgGAAGTGGTAGAAAATTCCGAGATGAGTTCCGATGCACAAAACGGAATAAAGAGGGGGGATTTGCCCACCTGTCCATTGCCATCTGCTTCAACAGTTAAGCAGGGGTTGCTTAGTTCGTCCGTTGGTTCTCTCGTGTCCGTTTGTACTAACGCGATGTTGCATGGCTTAGAAGATGCCATTGAAATATCTGATGATTCTGTAATCAAATCGAaacaattatcgaaatttacaAGATTAACAGAATCAAAAGAAATTGGTGTACCAGATAAATTTAGTCCAAAAGTTTTTTCTGGTATTTCCAAATCTTTAGTGCATAGTTTTGAAGATCTTAATACGAGTATGGATTATGTTCGACCATTGTGCCAAACTTATTCAGATAAATCGGATAATTCACGTCCCTGGGGAAGTTTGCAAGAAATACGAAACGTTGGAACTTGTGTGCAGAATATCTGTTTG CACGGTAGTAcagaattatgtaataaaaatactgattgcaaaaatatacatgCATGGGCCAGtggttttgaaaaattattagaagatcCAAAAGGTTTACAAACATTTGCG gaatttttaaaaaaggaattcagtcatgaaaatatctatttttgggCTGCTTGTGAAAGGTACAAAGATACTAAAGATGTTTCTACAAGACGTAAGTTGGCTAATCAAATTTACCAACGTCACTTATCTACTACAGCAGCAGAACCCGTAAATGTTGATAGTCATGCAACTGGTCAAATAACACAAGAACTTCTTAGTGAATCGCCTGCTGATCTTTTTTTACAG gCTCAAAAACAGgtttttaatttgatgaaatttgataGTTACCCAAGATTTTTAAGATCTGATTTATATCGTCATTGTGTAGAAACAGGAAATTCTATAATTGGAGTAGAAGATTGTGATTTAAATCTTACCAGTTCTCCtagtgtaaaattaaaaaagagtcATTCAGATGCAGAAGATCGATGTAGAAAATCTATTCTTCCATGGAATAGAAAAAACAg atCTAAATCAAAAGATCGTGGTGAATCTGAATATAATAAAGGTCCTAATAGAaatgaaactatatataaaagtttcacaACTATGAAAAGAGAAGCAGAAGGTAACAATAATGACGACAGTATTTCTATATCTAGCAGTAGATCTTCACTTGCATCATGGGATTTGGCATTAAGACAATCATTTCATAAACAT TCTTTATCGTCCTACGAAGGACAGTCAAATGAAACTAAAGAAGTTCGTGCCAAATGTACCGGGTTATGTCGGGTAATATTACCCGATGGATCGACTACGGTTGTACCAACTAGCCAAATGGAGAGTATTAAAGATGTGGTTACACGCCTCCTTGATAAAAGAGCTCTCAGATATTCTAACTATGATGTTCTAATCCTAGCTACAGATGAG ATTATAGATGCAAAATATCCTTCATCAGTACTGGCTGGTCAAGAAGTAGAAGTTGTACCAaccaaaatattgaaagtagATTTACCTTCTCGGCGAGTGATAACTGTGATCGCACATAAAGGCAGAACTCTTAAAGATGTATTGAGGCCgcttctaaataaatatggtTTTAATCTAGATATGATTACTGTATGGAGTGAAAATCACCGTATTTGTATGGATATACAAGCTATTGATGCTCCCGTAAGActgattttaacaaatataaaggaTCAAG ATTCACAAAAAGAGCTAAACACAGTTAAGTATACACATGATGCGTCAAATTCGCAATCCACTTTAGATGAAATTACAAATAGAGTATTTGAAGAACTTTTGGTGGGCAAAGGTTCgagtaaatatcattataacgATGGCTCGTGTaag tCTGATGATCAACGGTCTGAGGGTTCATCTATTTTGCCGAgcaaatttttccttcgagaTTCTACAATgcatggaaagaaaaag GGAGGAAAGtctaaatgtaatataaacgaaaaaagtAACACGAACGATTATGTTCCTGAAGAAACTACTAAGTCTCATCCTCCTTTAATAGCGAAATGGCGGAACGGAGTGAAACTTCAATTACCAGGAAAATTTGATGGCGaag atttatatgaaGGTTTAAAACGAGCACAAAGATCTAGATTGGAAGATCAAAGAGGCacggaaattaattttgaattgccAGATTTTTTAAAG AACAAGGAAAATGGTAAGCCGGCGGATCGCAACAAAGTTCGAAGACCTAGGATAGTATCTACCAATTGTGAAGCAAACGCCAAGTTTTATAGTTCGATTCATGAACGGCAAAACTATAGCGGGCATGATCAAAATACAACGATGACAAcattaataacaacaacagcagtaacaacaacaacaacaaaaacaACAATGAAGATGACAACAACAATGACGGCAACAACTACGTTGGCttcatcaaaaaatgaaaatatcgatgaaCGATTCCATGTATTGGCTACTGGAAAAGAGCTGCAGAGTAAGTCTCCAGATAGTTCGTTCATATTAGATACAACTTTAACGGATGGAGATCGGACTGTTGTAGAGAATGGATCTTGTTCCCAAACTACTGGTTTCGGTTGTTTCGATACTCAAGTCAACTCCGTAGGAGTAAACAAATCGTCGAAACCTCCTCCGCTTCCGCCAAAAccaaaaaatcttataacaTGTGCAACGAAAACTGGATATATTGTATCTCCGAAATCTTTACCAAAGTCTAATTATGCTGTTTCTTTAAGTCCTACCGAATTTActcggaaaaatattttataa